In Zonotrichia leucophrys gambelii isolate GWCS_2022_RI chromosome 6, RI_Zleu_2.0, whole genome shotgun sequence, one genomic interval encodes:
- the CHST3 gene encoding carbohydrate sulfotransferase 3, giving the protein MEIRRALPQDVRELLHCLKMKSKYAVLLVFVVSLVIIEKENNFISRVSDRLKQSPQALAEANSTELSPAAAKNGSLASLQELDAAFSQLRSHLYNITLQLAGDPGDAGPRRHVLLMATTRTGSSFVGEFFNQQGSIFYLFEPLWHVEKTVNFLPGGASAVGSALVYRDVLKQLLLCDLYILENFISPVPEGHLTPFLFRRGSSHSLCEEPVCTPSTKKVFEKYYCKNRRCGPLNITLAAEACRRKQHVALKTVRIRQLEFLQPLVEDPRLDLRIIQLVRDPRAVLASRMVAFSGKYETWKKWASEGEAPLREEEVQRLRGNCESIRVSAELGLRRPRWLRGRYMLVRYEDVARAPLQKAREMFRFAGLPLTRQVEEWIGKNTQAPPDGNGVYSTCKNSSEQFDKWRFGMPFKLAQVVQDACGPAMRLFGYKLASSPAALANRSFSLLEEAQPAWVT; this is encoded by the exons ATGGAGATCCGACGCGCTTTGCCCCAGGATGTCcgggagctgctgcactgcttgAAGATGAAGAGCAAGTACGCCGTCCTGCTGGTCTTCGTCGTCAGCCTCGTCATCATCGAGAAGGAGAACAACTTCATCTCCAG GGTGTCGGACAGGCTGAAGCAGTCCCCGCAGGCTCTGGCAGAGGCCAACAGCAcggagctcagcccagcagcgGCCAAGAACGGCTCGCTGGCCTCGCTGCAGGAGCTGGACGCTGCCTTCTCCCAGCTGAGGTCCCACCTGTACAACAtcaccctgcagctggcaggtgACCCCGGGGACGCCGGCCCACGGCGGCACGTCCTGCTGATGGCCACCACCCGCACTGGCTCCTCCTTCGTCGGCGAGTTCTTCAACCAGCAGGGCAGCATCTTCTACCTCTTTGAGCCGCTCTGGCACGTCGAGAAGACGGTGAACTTCCTGCCGGGGGGAGCCAGCGCGGTGGGCTCGGCCTTGGTTTACCGAGACGTCCTcaagcagctcctcctctgcgACCTCTACATCCTAGAGAACTTCATCTCCCCGGTTCCCGAGGGCCACCTGACGCCCTTCTTGTTTCGGCGGGGCTCCAGCCACTCGCTGTGCGAGGAGCCCGTCTGCACGCCCAGCACCAAGAAGGTCTTTGAGAAGTACTACTGCAAGAACCGCCGCTGCGGCCCCCTCAACATCACGCTGGCGGCCGAGGCGTGCCGGCGCAAGCAGCACGTGGCGCTGAAGACGGTGCGCATCCGGCAGCTGGAGTTCCTGCAGCCGCTGGTGGAGGACCCCCGGCTGGACCTGCGCATCATCCAGCTGGTGCGCGACCCCCGCGCCGTCCTGGCCTCGCGCATGGTGGCCTTCTCGGGCAAGTACGAGACCTGGAAGAAGTGGGCGTCCGAAGGGGAGGCCCCGCTGCGCGAGGAGGAGGTGCAGCGGCTGCGGGGCAACTGCGAGAGCATCCGCGTGTCGGCGGAGCTGGGGCTGCGGCGGCCGCGCTGGCTGCGGGGCCGCTACATGCTGGTGCGCTACGAGGACGTGGCGCGGGCGCCGCTGCAGAAGGCGCGGGAGATGTTCCGCTTCGCCGGGCTGCCCCTCACCCGCCAGGTGGAGGAGTGGATCGGCAAGAACACGCAGGCTCCCCCCGACGGCAACGGCGTCTACTCCACGTGCAAGAACTCCTCGGAGCAGTTCGACAAGTGGCGCTTCGGCATGCCCTTCAAGCTGGCGCAGGTGGTGCAGGACGCCTGCGGCCCGGCCATGCGGCTCTTTGGCTACAAGCTGGCCAGCAGCCCCGCGGCGCTGGCCAACCGCTCCTTCAGCCTGCTGGAGGAGGCACAGCCCGCATGGGTCACGTAG
- the AIFM2 gene encoding ferroptosis suppressor protein 1 isoform X1, whose product MGARLSLDESVRVVVVGGGFGGTAAASLLQSWAVPFVLVDVRDAFHHNVAALRAAVESGFAKKTFISYSVTFGDSFRQGKVVAIDPERQQVVLSDGEELHYSHLILATGSDGPFPGKFNQVIDMESAIQTYEDMVKEVEKSQRILVVGGGAAGVEMAAEIKTEYPDKEVTLIHSKTALADVELLPSVRQVVKEILLRKGVRLMLAGNHSLAKVCDPGLCVATGEKVSDIENLRPNQFQKDMVVRTERGTEVVVDMVVLCTGIKINSSAYAAAFGDKMASNGALKVNKHLQVEGYENIYAIGDCADLKEPKMAYHAGLHANIAVTNIINSLTQKPLKTYEPGSLTFLLSMGRDDGVGQVNGYYVGRLLVTIAKSRDLFVSKSWKNMGQTMPS is encoded by the exons ATGGGCGCCCGCCTGTCCCTTGACGAGTCCGTGCGGGTCGTGGTGGTGGGGGGCGGCTTCGGAGGGACGGCGGCCGCCAGCCTGCTGCAGTCCTGGGCCGTCCCCTTCGTGCTGGTGGACGTGAGAGATGCTTTCCATCACAACGTGGCCGCGCTCCGGGCCGCCGTGGAGAGCG GCTTTGCCAAGAAGACTTTCATCTCCTACTCGGTCACCTTTGGGGACAGCTTCCGACAAGGCAAGGTGGTGGCCATAGACCCCGAAAGGCAGCAAGTGGTGCTCAGTGATGGTGAG GAGCTTCACTACTCCCATCTCATTCTTGCAACAGGCAGTGATGGGCCATTCCCTGGGAAGTTCAACCAAGTCATTGACATGGAAAGTGCCATCCAGACCTATGAGGACATGGTGAAAGAG GTTGAGAAATCTCAGCGCATCCTGGTGGTGGgaggtggtgctgctggagtgGAGATGGCTGCCGAGATCAAAACGGAGTACCCGGACAAAGAG GTCACCCTCATTCACTCAAAAACGGCACTGGCTgacgtggagctgctgcccagtgtCCGTCAGGTGGTGAAAGAGATTCTCCTCAGGAAAGGAGTCCGGCTGATGCTAG CTGGAAACCACAGCCTGGCAAAGGTTTGTGACCCAGGGCTCTGTGTTGCAACAGGTGAAAAGGTCAGCGACATAGAAAACCTCAGGCCAAACCAGTTCCAGAAGGACATGGTAGTGAGGACAGAGAGGGGCACTGAGGTGGTTGTTGACATGGTGGTGCTGTGCACAGGGATAAAGATTAACTCTTCTGCCTATGCTGCTGCATTTG GTGACAAAATGGCAAGTAATGGTGCTTTGAAAGTTAACAAGCACCTCCAGGTGGAAGGCTACGAGAACATCTATGCCATTGGGGACTGTGCAGATCTCAAGGAGCCCAAGATGGCCTACCATGCTGGGCTCCATGCCAACATCGCGGTGACAAACATCATCAACAGCCTGACACAGAAGCCTCTCAAAACCTATGAGCCAG GGTCCCTGACATtcctgctgtccatgggcagggatgatGGTGTGGGCCAGGTGAATGGTTACTACGTGGGACGGCTCCTGGTGACCATTGCCAAGAGCAGGGATCTGTTTGTGTCCAAGAGCTGGAAGAACATGGGGCAGACGATGCCCTCCTGA
- the AIFM2 gene encoding ferroptosis suppressor protein 1 isoform X2, translating to MGARLSLDESVRVVVVGGGFGGTAAASLLQSWAVPFVLVDVRDAFHHNVAALRAAVESGFAKKTFISYSVTFGDSFRQGKVVAIDPERQQVVLSDGEELHYSHLILATGSDGPFPGKFNQVIDMESAIQTYEDMVKEVEKSQRILVVGGGAAGVEMAAEIKTEYPDKEVTLIHSKTALADVELLPSVRQVVKEILLRKGVRLMLGEKVSDIENLRPNQFQKDMVVRTERGTEVVVDMVVLCTGIKINSSAYAAAFGDKMASNGALKVNKHLQVEGYENIYAIGDCADLKEPKMAYHAGLHANIAVTNIINSLTQKPLKTYEPGSLTFLLSMGRDDGVGQVNGYYVGRLLVTIAKSRDLFVSKSWKNMGQTMPS from the exons ATGGGCGCCCGCCTGTCCCTTGACGAGTCCGTGCGGGTCGTGGTGGTGGGGGGCGGCTTCGGAGGGACGGCGGCCGCCAGCCTGCTGCAGTCCTGGGCCGTCCCCTTCGTGCTGGTGGACGTGAGAGATGCTTTCCATCACAACGTGGCCGCGCTCCGGGCCGCCGTGGAGAGCG GCTTTGCCAAGAAGACTTTCATCTCCTACTCGGTCACCTTTGGGGACAGCTTCCGACAAGGCAAGGTGGTGGCCATAGACCCCGAAAGGCAGCAAGTGGTGCTCAGTGATGGTGAG GAGCTTCACTACTCCCATCTCATTCTTGCAACAGGCAGTGATGGGCCATTCCCTGGGAAGTTCAACCAAGTCATTGACATGGAAAGTGCCATCCAGACCTATGAGGACATGGTGAAAGAG GTTGAGAAATCTCAGCGCATCCTGGTGGTGGgaggtggtgctgctggagtgGAGATGGCTGCCGAGATCAAAACGGAGTACCCGGACAAAGAG GTCACCCTCATTCACTCAAAAACGGCACTGGCTgacgtggagctgctgcccagtgtCCGTCAGGTGGTGAAAGAGATTCTCCTCAGGAAAGGAGTCCGGCTGATGCTAG GTGAAAAGGTCAGCGACATAGAAAACCTCAGGCCAAACCAGTTCCAGAAGGACATGGTAGTGAGGACAGAGAGGGGCACTGAGGTGGTTGTTGACATGGTGGTGCTGTGCACAGGGATAAAGATTAACTCTTCTGCCTATGCTGCTGCATTTG GTGACAAAATGGCAAGTAATGGTGCTTTGAAAGTTAACAAGCACCTCCAGGTGGAAGGCTACGAGAACATCTATGCCATTGGGGACTGTGCAGATCTCAAGGAGCCCAAGATGGCCTACCATGCTGGGCTCCATGCCAACATCGCGGTGACAAACATCATCAACAGCCTGACACAGAAGCCTCTCAAAACCTATGAGCCAG GGTCCCTGACATtcctgctgtccatgggcagggatgatGGTGTGGGCCAGGTGAATGGTTACTACGTGGGACGGCTCCTGGTGACCATTGCCAAGAGCAGGGATCTGTTTGTGTCCAAGAGCTGGAAGAACATGGGGCAGACGATGCCCTCCTGA